Below is a window of Desulfovibrio desulfuricans DNA.
GCCGTTGGCCTTGAGGGCGTTCACAAGGCGGAGCTTCTGCTCCGGCACTACACGGGCGAACACGTCAACATTCGGGATGCGGCTGGCCAACTCCTCATCACTCATCACGTCCAACTCCGGGCCTGTGACGACCTGTTCCTGGGAACGCAGGCCGATCTGTCTGGCGATGCTTCGGGCCGTATCGGGGTGGTCACCGGTGATCATGATCACCCGGATACCCGCAGTGTAGCATTCCTGAACCGTTGCTGGAACCGTGGACCGGATCGGGTCTTCAAGCCCGACAAGACCGAGGAACTCGAAATGGAAGTCGTGCTGCTCTTGGGGCAGTTGATCCTGTGACCAACGCGCATGCGCCACACCAAGGACGCGCAACCCCTCCTTGGCCATGCGAGAAACCTGTTCTACCAAGGCCTCGACCTGTTTCGGCTCCATGTGGCAAAGATCGGCGATGGCCTCTGGTGCGCCCTTGGCGGCCACAATGAATGTATCGCCGCTCGTTGCACGCCAGACGTGTGACAAGGCCAGCAGCTCCGGGGAAAGCGGGTAGTCGCGCACCATTTCCCACTGGTCGTGCCAGTGCTCCGTGTCGCCCAGCAGGTCGTCGCCCATATCGCGCAAAGCGCGCTCCATGGGATCGAAAACCTCCTTCTTGCTTGCCAGCACTCCGTACTCAAGCAGCGCGTGAAAGCACTCCGGCAAGGTTGCGTCTGGGCTGGCGACGAATATCTGGCCGTCGCTGTACAACTGGCGCACGGTCATCTGGTTGTGGGTGAGGGTGCCGGTCTTGTCCGTACAGAGCACCGTGGCAGCGCCAAGGGTTTCAATGGCGGGCATCCGCCGAGTGAGGACACGACTACGGGAAATACGCCAAGCGCCCAAGGCAAGGAAGATGGTCAGGATGACAGGGAACTCCTCCGGCAGCACGGCCATGGCCATTGCGATGCCAGCCAACACTCCCTGGCCCCAACTCTGCGGCGTGTTACCCCGAGTCAGGGCAAAGGTTACTATAACCACGGCGCACAGCCCCAGACCTACAACAGCGAGTTGCCTGACCATGCGGCCCGTCTCGCCCTGAAGCGGAGTCTTCTCCTGTTCGATGGCCTGGAGCGCCTTGCCGATCTTTCCAAGTTCCGTGCGTGGGCCTGTGGCCACCACCTCGGCCAGACCCTGCCCCCTGGTGATAAGCGAGCCTGAGAACACATGGGGGAGGTCGTCTCCGCCGGGCTTGCCTGTTTGAGTGGACGCCTCGGAGCTGGCCTTGCGCACCGGAACAGACTCCCCCGTGAGCAGGGACTCGTCGGCGTACAGGTTGAGGGCCTGGCGAAGGACCGCATCAGCCGGGACGCGGTCGCCTTCCGAAAGCAGCAGCAAATCGCCCCGGACTACCTCACGCCCGGCGATACGCCGCTGCTGCCCGTCTCGCAGCACCAGAGCGCGTGGACTGGAAAGGTCGCGCAGGGCGTCCAGCGCCCGTTCGGTGCGCCGTTCCTGCACGATGGTGATGCCCATGACCACGAAAACGAAGCCCAAGAGCATGAGCGCGTCCGAAAGCTCGCCCATGAGCAGGTACAGGCTGCCGCATGCCACGAGCAGCAGGAACATTGGCTCGCGCATGACCTCCAGGGCGATGGTGAACACGCCGCGTCTGGTCCCTTGAGGCAGCTCGTTGTAGCCCTCGACCTGCTGTCGTCGGGCGGCCTCGGGTTCACTCAGGCCGGTGGCGCGTGTGGAGTCAAAGAAATCAGGGGTCATGATCATCCTGTCGCCGGAGGCGTTGTATGGTTAATGCGCCGGATGGCCCAGAACGTGGTCTCGGCCATCCGGCTGGTCTTTGGCCTAGAAGTCAAACAGCTCGGAAAGCATGGATTTCTTCTTGTTGTGGCCGTAGCCATGATTGTCCTTGTGGTGGCTATCATGGTGGCTGCCATGTCCCCCGAACTGCGAGTGGACGGCGGACTGTGTATATGCAGGCTGCTGGGGCTGTGACGCATAGCCCTGCTGGGTAACGGGTTGCGGAACAGCTACGGGGGACAATGCGCCCGCCCGCTCGATTATCTTATCCAGTTCCCCACGATCAAGCCACACGCCTCGGCACTGTGGACAGTAGTCTATCTCGACGCCGTTACGCTCGGTCATCATCAAGGTTACATTACAATGTGGACAATTCATGAGCTATCTCCAACTGTATCTGGTTGTTTACAAAAAGCCTGTTTGGCTGGAATCTGTACGCTGTCACCCTCGAAATCCAGGTTCGCCACGCCTGGGTGGCAGCCAATGACATTGGCTAACCCGCTCATACTTTTTCTGGTCAATGCCTCCGACGAAAAACTGCGGTATTTCCACGGGATATAAAAAACCTTCAACAACTTGGTGGGTGAGGCCCCATCAAGTTTGTGCATTATTTTTTGATGCATTTCACTGGCGGAAACATCCGCCGCGTTACTTTATAGAGGTTTCCCACGGTCGTCTTCTCCTGCACGGAGAGTGCAACCTCGCTTCCATGGAGGTTGCCAAGTCGGGCGACCACGAATATGGGCGTCACCACAAGAAGTCGATGTTTCTGTTTCATGAATCCTCCAACAGCCCCTTCGCGGGGGCACGGCGTGATTCTCCAGTCATCATCGGCACATGTGTGTGGGCGAGCTAGGGAGGGGCAAGCTAGCAGATCTTTCCCTCTAACCGCCCAAATGCACCATAGAGTCCACTGCAAAGGCGTCTGGAAGTGCTAGAAGGCAGAACATCAGCAGTGCCGAAACACCAGATGCGTGCCAGCCAACACCCCTGATCCTACTGGAGGCAAAGGGGAGGAAGACGAACGTAACGTTTTGCGCTAAGCGCGTGGTGAAGAGAGTTCTGGTGGGCGTTCAAGGGGTAGCCCGTGGCGGGAGCGGACGCAGGATATGTACCCATCCACAAGGGCTTGGAAACCGCTATTCCCGATGACAACAACGGTTTGAGGAAACTCGATGACACCGTCTGGATGTTCCGAGTGGCTATGTACCACGTCAGCCGAGTGGCTGTATCCTGCGCCAAGTTGGACGGCATTATCATCAGGGTGAGGGAACACCCCAAAGACAGATGAAAAAAAGAGCACAGCAACAAGAAGTATACACGGAAAGTTGCGTGGTTTGCTGGTTTGCTGCTCCATGTCCCAAATCTACGTTGCATCAATGCTCTCGTCAATGAGGCTGCCCCCTCGCCTTAAGGCGACAAGATGGTTGTCTATGCCAAACAGCCACAGGGGCTCCGTGGTTGTTACATCCCGGTGCCCATAGGTACATATTCCTTGGACTAGGCAATTTCATTTTTTTGGCATTCGTGAAATCGCACCGTTAGGGCTGAGGAAGACTTCAAAGCATCCTGGAGCCAGCGGTCGATTAATATATTTGACCTTATTTAAAGCCATCAATCATCAAATTTTAAAAATATATTATGGTGTTAAGAACAGAGAAGCTACGTTTCAAATCTTCCCCAAAAGCCGTGTCCAGCACTAAGCTGGGCAGGGCTTTGCCGTTCTGTTATCTCAGGAGGATTTTCAGATGAACCGTTACCAGTCAGAAAACATTACCGATTTGGCTAAGGCCCTGCTCAACGTACAGCGAACCGTGCAACCTGTCACCAAAGACGCAGAAAATCCCTTCACCAAAAGCTGGTACGCCAGCCTCAACAGCGTCATGGACGCCTGCCGAGATGCGCTTATCGAAAACGGCATCTGGCTGTGCCAGTACCCGGTGCCTGTTGAACAGCCTAATTCCCTTGGGCTGGTCACCAAACTGACTCACGCTGAATCAGGGCAATGGCAAAGTTCTCTTGCTGTGGTGCCGCTACCCAAGGCCGACCCGCAGGGTATGGGATCGGCAATAACATACGCCCGGCGCTACGCTCTAACCGCCATGTTGGGCATGGTAACTGAAGATGACGATGGCGAAGGGGCTAAAAATGGCAAAAAATCGCCTACACGGCCTAAATTGCCTGTAATTGCCCCTGAATCGCAAAAAGCTCGTCACCGCGAACTATCCACTGCAAACAACATTTCATCCCCATCAAATCGACCGCCAGCAAGCCTTGAAAATCTCCCACCGCTGGAGGGCATCACCTACCAGCAAGTTACCGCTCAGGACGGACGGCCTTGCATCATTGCCACCGGCAACACGCAGGCCAAAAAGGAATTACTGACTGGCGCGGGCTTCCGCTGGAACCCGCAGAGAAAATTGTGGTGGAAGTATATTGACGCCGCATAGCAAAAATAAAAATGCCGAGTGAGAGGGCTGCCTGATGGCGGCCCTCTCGCTTTTATGGAGGCTAAACACCATGGCACAGAAGGACCGCACTGAAGGATTGCGGGCTCTAATCAGACAGGGCCTACAAGCCGTTGCCCACAAAGATACATTTGCCCATCTGGGCGACCGCACCTGTTACGTTGGTATGAGCGACATCGGCCAACACTGGGAATGCCCACGGGCTGCACTGGCCAGAAAGGTGCTGCCCACCACAAACAGCCTGGAGCGTCTGCTTACGCTGCAACGCGGGCACTGGTTTGAATCTGGTGTTGGGCAGGCTCTTGTATCACTGGGCCTGCACGTACTGCCTCAGCTTGAGATCAACTGGCAGCATCAAGGCGTGCCTATCAAGGCTCATCTCGATTTTGTGCTGGTCTGGGGTGCGCCTGTTAATGCCATACGCATTCTAGAAGTGAAAAGCACAGACAAGCTGCCAGCTTCGCCTCATGATTCCCATCTGCTGCAACTACACGGACAAATCGGCCTTCTAACAAAAGCGTGGAGCAAGCCCGTCTTCAGCCTTCGTGCTGAAGACGGCACGCTTTTGCATGAAAAAATAACCTTCCCCCAACTTTGCCGTGCTCAGATTGGCTTTGAGATACCCCCAACTGCTGCCGAGACAAGCATGGAAGCATGGTTGCTCTGCCTTTCCATGAAAGAGGTTAAAGCGTTCGGCCCCTATGGCTTCAACCAGGCCATGCTTGATACGGCCCTTGACCATGCGGCACAGCTTTGGGGCGAGCTTGCAGCATTTCGCGCCGGGCACATAACTCTGGCACAGGTAGATTGCGCTCAAGGTTTTTATCCGTTGTGCTCGTACTGCGAACACAACGGTGACTGCCCCAAATTCCCGCAGGGCGTGCAAATGCCCCAATGGGAACCAGCTCTGAAAAAGCTGGCGGCCCTCAAGGAGCAGCACACCGCTTTGGATAGCGAAATAAAAGAGATGGAGACGGTGCTCAAGCTTGTTCACCGCCAGGCTGGCACACGGGATTGGGTAGACACGGGGAACTACCGCTTTCGTATGTCAGTGACAGCAGGCCGAACCACGTTGGATAGGGATGCTTTGCGCGAGGAGCTTGCCGAGATTTTTAACTCTGAGCACATGGGCGGCATCGACGTGGACACCCTGCTGGCCCGTTGCGAGCGCACAGGCTCACCTTTCGAAAAATTGAGCATTTCGCCCATAAACTGAGCTTCGGGAGATTATCATGGGGTATTATTCTGATGTGGCCCTGTGCCCGACAAAAAACGGCTCTTGCTGGGGCAGAAAGGAACAATCCCGACAACTTTGCAGCAATCAAAATGCTCATAGGTAGCGAACCCAGCAAAATCGATGAACGTACCGGGTTTGTTGTCTTTCTGTGGAAGAGAAAAAAGTGGGACGATGAATTTGCTGAAGTGGCTTTTGTGAAAGCGTTCATGGACAGCTTGCCCAGCGACGACTTCCTGTTCATCCGTCTTGGCGAAGATTATGACGACATTGAAACTCGCGGTAACTTTCGTGGCAAACCGTTTGGGATGTATGTGGAAAGGAAAATTGTAGTTGCGTGATTATTGTGGATAACGTCGGGCGGTATGAAGAACACTAAGTATCTGTACTTCGGATTTAACAACGCGGTATGCAATAAAATACGGAATTTCTGTCAGAGCAAACTCACGGGTCCCTACGACCCTGCCAGTCCTTCCTTGAGAAGGCAAGGAGGCAAGGCTTTGCCCAGCATTCCATAAGCATTGGGCTACTTGTTGCCCTGCATCTGAGTCCTTTTCGGTTAGATACGCCGCGATGCCTTGCAAATCCTCAAGCGCTAGAGCGAGCCACCGCACAGGCCTATTTTGCATGGACGCCCCAACTAGTAAATGCTTCCGTTACCTCTTGGTCAGAAGCAAATTTGCCCTCGTCTGCCTGACGAACACCTTCCTGAATGGCTTCGACCTGCCAGGACTGTTCTGCCACATATTGCCTTACCGCCTCTGCCACCAGCCAGGAACGAGACCGTGAGGTAGCAGCGGCAAGCTTTTCAAGCTGTGCCTGCGTGTCCGTATCCAATCGTGCCGTTACCGTAGACATAGGAATCTCCTTTGTCTTCATTGTGTACATTCAAGTTAAACGTGTCAATGGGACACATTGGAGAAAAAATGCAAACTCGCCTTACTGACGAACTTGATTCTCTTCAGCCCGCCGATCTTGATGCCGGGCAGGTTTTCAGCGGCAAGCGCTCCGGCACCACGGTCAGGGGCTACGCCGCTCCTTCGGCCTACACCCCGGCCATTGACCCTGACTATATCTTCCATGAGTCCAGCCGCGATGTTGTGGTCTGGTTTCTCAACCCACAGGAACCGTTGTACGTATTCGGCCCTACTGGCTGCGGTAAAACAACATGCATCAAGCAGCTGGCAGCCAGACTCAACTATCCCGTCTTTGAGGTTACCGGGCACGGGCGGCTGGAGTTTGCTGACATGGTTGGTCATTTGACGGTTAAAAACGGCAACATGACCTTTGAATACGGTCCGCTTGCGCTTGCCATGCGCTACGGCGCACTTCTGCTGCTGAATGAGATCGACCTGACATCCCCTGAAATTGCAGCAGGCCTGAACAGCGTGCTGGACGGCTCCCCCCTGTGCATAGCAGAAAACGGCGGTGAACTGATTGCGCCGCACCCCATGTTCCGCCTGGTTGCCACGGCCAATACCAATGGCGGTGGCGATGACACCGGCCTCTACCATGGAACCCAGAGGCAGAATCTTGCATGGCTGGACCGGTTTACCATCTGCGAAGTGGGCTACCCATCTGCCGATGTGGAAAAAAGCCTACTTGCCCGGCGCTTCCCTTCGCTGCCCGAATCGTTGTGTGCCACTATGGTGGACTACGCCAATGAGGTTCGCAAGCTGTTCATGGGCGAGGCTTCTACCGGCAATCTGACCAACGCCATTGAAGTTACATTCTCCACGCGCAGTTTGCTGCGCTGGGGTGATCTGACCGTTCGCTTTCAGCCGCTAGCCCATCAGGGCGTACAGTCTGTCACCTACGCCCTCGACCGGGCGCTGGCCTACCGTGCAAGCCGTGAAACCCGCGCCATGTTGCACGAGCTGGCTCAACGCATGTTCCCGCAACAGGTGGAAGTTGAATCCCCCCAAACCGTAACGGCAGAAGCAGAAACCCTGCAAGGCGAGCAAGCCTTACGCTTCATGCGTGGGCATCTGCACCACACACCTACGGTGGCCAAGCCCCTCGTTCATCTTCAGGTAATTCACAACCTTTCCGGCAAAAAACAAGACGGCAAATTCTGGATCGGCGAGGCTAGCCCTGTGGGGCTCACGCTGAAGTGGGGCAAACCGGACACCGTTGGCCAGCAGCACTTTATTCCCGCCGAAAACTGTGAGGGCAACAGTTCCGTGATGGAGCTTGAAACCCGTGCAGCAAAGAAGCTCAACGAAGGCTACTCACTCAATACTACAAAAAGTTCATTCTAGGAGGCTATAATGGCACAACTTATTTCTGACATACGCATTTTGGATAACTTGCTGGCCCTTAATCTCAACGTCAGCCTGTGGTCGGCCCGACGCAAAATGAGCCAAGAAGACCTGGGCGGCGCAGAGCTGCCCCCCGAAGATCTGGCATCACTGGGTTCCAAGCGCATTGCCGATCCGGAAAACCTCAAAGTATTCGGCACACTCAAGGCCCGAGCCTTCAACTACCTTGACCGGCACGGGGTACGGTTCATGTCTGGCTGGGCAATACCTGAAGAAAAGGCCGGCGAGATCGTGCAGGAGCTGCTCAACATCCGTGCCGAATTCCAGAAAGAAAAGGAAGCGTTTCTGGCTGGCTATGACCAAAATGTGCAGGCATGGATTGAGAAGCACCATCAGTGGGGCGAAATTATTCGCAATTCCCTTGTGGGGCCTGATTACGTACGCGCCCGCATGGATTTCCGCTGGCAGTTGTATAAGGTGGCCCCGCTTGAGCAGCACGCAGACAACACCGCTGTGCTGGAAGCCGGTCTGGCGGAAGAGGTGCAGGGCCTGGGCGGCACCCTGTTTGATGAGGTGGCCAAGTCGGCTGACGATATATGGCGCAGGGTTTACCACGGCAAGACGGAGGTAACCCACAAGGCGCTCTCGCCATTGCGCACCCTGCATGCTAAGCTCAATGGTTTGTCTTTTGTAGAGCCGCATGTGGCCCCGGTTGCTGACATCGTGCAAGCGGCTCTGCAGCGCATGCCCAAAAAGGGCAATATCACTGGCACAGACCTGCTGCTGTTGCAGGGGCTGGTCTGCCTGCTCAAGGACAGTACGGCCCTTGTGGCCCACGCCCAAAAAGTTGTTGAGGGTTATGGCCCGGCCTTTGTGCTGGATGCCCTGCTGGCCGGTCCGGGAGTTATAGCTGAGCAAGATGGCAGCTCAATGCAGGTAGACGGTGCTGCTGATGGATATGATGACGTGCCTATTCTGCCCGACATCCACGTGGCTGACAGCGCTTTGCCGCACCCTGCCATACCTAGCTTGGGTCTGTGGTGACGCATGATACGCACAAAAGATGTACTCAACTGCCTGCCCCTTGTGGCGTCTATCCTTGGCGACCGCTACGGGGTACAGGTGCGTATTGGCGGCAATGAGGCCTGCACCAACGGTAAGGTAATTCACTTGCCCTCATTGCCAATGGATTGTGAACCCGAATTGCTGGCATTGGCGAGGTCGTTTGTGGATCATGAATCCGGCCATATCCGACACACTGATTTTAGCGTGCTGAAAGCTGCAAACCTTGATTCTGTGACCTTTAATTTGTTTAACTGCCTTGAAGATTGGCGTGTTGAAAAGAAGCTGTCGGGCATTTTCCCCGGCTGCCGGAGGAACCTGAACTGGCTGATACGACGATTCTTTGTAGAGCAAGCACAGCCAAGGGCCGGGGATTCGTCCCCGGCCCTTGCTGTTTTGGACTATGTGCTGCTGACGGTGCGTGCTTGGGACGTGAATGAGGTGACCCCGGCACGGCAACATGCGGCGAGCATTATGGAACATCATTTTCCCGGCTTGATAGAGGCCCTGGATGCCATCATGGTCAAGGCCTACATCCATTGCCCTGATACAAAGGCAGCGATTGAATACGCGAAACAGATCGCCCTATGCATCCGACAGTGGGAACCGCCTCAACCAACTGAAAGCAGCAAATACACGAGCGCAAACAATAAAACAGCCGTGCGTCAGGCTAAAGAAAAGACCAACGATTCTACCTCACAAATCGACCAGCAACATGAATCGGCTTGCGCCTCTGCGCCGGTTCAACATTCGAGGGCTTTGAACGCGTTACCGCTCAAAGCTCTTTTTCATGCGGAGGCACAAGACTTACCCCAAAACATCGGGGAAATCATGGCGATTGAGCTTACCAATTGCAGCGTTGAATCCGCCGGTGACGCGCTGACCGTTGCCGTGGAAGGCACCCGACAAGCAGCACCGTTGCCTGCAGACCAGAAGCTGCAAGCCCTTCAGGCCAGCATCGCCCTGCGTACACGCCTTCAGTGCTTTCTGCAGGCGCAGACACAAAGACGTTGCAGCATCGGGCGTAGAGGAACACTGCATCCCAGTTCACTACACCGTCTGCAAGTTGGGAATGATCGTGTTTTCCAAAAAGAATCTGTGCACCAGGGTCTTAACACGGCTGTCCATATCCTGCTGGACGTAAGCGGCAGCATGGCTGGCGCACCGATTAATCTTGCCAATCGAGCCTGCTTTGCCGTGACAACTGCGCTGAGCCATATTCGTGGCGTGAATCCGGCAGTGACGGCCTTTCCCGCAGTCTCGGTGACCAATTCTGTATTCCCAATCATGCGGCATGGGCAGCCGTTGCCAGATAGGTTCGACATTCGGGCTTCTGGCGGAACCCCCTTAGCTGGGGCCATGTGGTGGGTTTTGCAAACCATGCTGCCCCTTAAAGAGCAGCGCAAGATGATCCTGATTATCACTGACGGCATGCCGGACAACCAACTTGCTGCAAACAATGCCATAGGGGTGGCCCAAAAACTTGGTTTTGAAGTTTACGGACTCGGCATTCGGGATGAACACATAACACACCTGCTGCCACACACGAGTAAGGTGGTCAACGATCTGCCTGATCTGGTGCCTGCCATGTTTGCCATGCTGCAGGCTGCCTTGCTCAAGGGTGGTGAAGTATGATGGTACCCCTCGATTTTAGGCCGTGGCACCGAACTGGAATATTACGTTTCTTTACGTTTAACAAAAAGCGGCGCATCCCGCGCTGCTAAAAACAACGGAGGGCATATGAACCCACTTGCGTGGATACCTGTAGCCATCGCTGTATTGCAGGTTATCAAGGACAACTGGGACGACTAGCTCACAATCGTGCTGGCATGCAGAAGGCGGGAAATACCCGCCTTCTGTCATTTCGTGAACACAAAAGGAGCAGGAATATGAGCAAGACTTGGGTATTTATAGGCGGCATGGTGGCGGGAATTGCAGGGGTATTTGCTGCGGCTTTTGCAGCTGAAGAATTCGATGCTCGCAAGCAAAACAGTGTACTTCCCCAACAGCAACTTGAGCTCCCAGAGGGAAGGGAAACAAAATCATAATGCAACAGAAACTTCCTGGTAGTAGCGTCATTTACCAACTACTGCCAGGGAGTTATTCAGTGGTCACAGAATATGAAGAACGTCATTTCTCTTTGATTTTTCAAAAATCTATGCGCCTTTACTTCAGCCAAAATACCATTACTACAGAAAAAATCTACATAGTACCTTAGTACAGTTTTGTCAGCAGATTGAAACCTTCTTGTGATGTCACGAAATGTGAGATTTTTAGCATATCTCATATAGTCAAATAGCTCATAATACAATTGCTTATTGCGCGACATCTCATTCATAATCATGAGATGGGCGTTTATTAAGAGTCTAGCTAGTGCATCCGCAATATCCATCATAGAGCCATATCTTCCGCTTTTTGTGGCATTTTTGAAGAGCAATAGAATTGCATATAGCTTTATAAGTACCGTTCTATATAGATTAACAATGTTTGAAACCTGCCCTCTAATATACACGAAATCTTTCAACTCTTCCGCTATGTGATCGCAGTAAGCATAGATTGTGTCCACCTCATGATTAGGGATAGCAACACTCTTCACAACCTTTTCTCTAACAATGCTTTCTGCCACCTTAACTATAGCTTCAATGCCTTCTTTTTCTCCGCAAACTGTAGGCCATACATCACTACGCACGAACAAGAACCTATTCAACAGCCCAATACGACTCATATTTTTTTGCTTTAACAGAGCGAAAGCCTTATCATTGCCAACACAACAAAAGACATTAAGAAGACTTTTATGACGCCGTTTTGAAGGAATTAATGGCATTGAACCCCTTACGCCGTAATACAACGCATCAAGATCCTTATTCCTATTTATAAGGCAATCCACAAAAGTTCGCTTATCCCGCCGATGATCACTATCAATACTGACAAAGCTTTTTTGGCCAAGCAACCCCAACAGTTCCTTCTTTGACACTCCCTTTTCCGTGGCGTCTTCCTTACCAGACTCAGGCGTGCCATCTACGACGATAAAGCCCCAATTTTGGCAATACGAATTTCCACCAAAGTTCACGGGGAACAAATCTTTCATTACCTCTGATACTGAAAAAAGAGCATACGCCAAGCTTGGAGGTGTCAGCCGAAATAGCAAATCTATTTGCAACGGTTCCAAACGAATCCGATCGTCAAATCCAGAATGGGGGATCATTTTAAGGTATCTTTCCAAGGATGGTAGATTAGTCCAAGCCACAGCACGCCTCCATTTCTGGCAATTGTGCCAAAAGCATATGCCGAAGTATACTGGCTGATGAAGGCAATATCTTCATGCCGCTTCATCCAAATACACGCTCCGTCATTTCCAGATGGGGGAGAGGCGGGGGAGAGTTCTACCTACAAAACAAAAAAGGACTTAGGCTTTTTTGCCTAAGTCCTTGAAATTTATGGTGCCGAGGGACAGAATTGAACTGCCGACACGGGGATTTTCAGTCCCCTGCTCTACCAACTGAGCTACCTCGGCCCATTAGGCCTTACCGCCAGAGCGTTTGCTCTTTCACAGCGGCTGGAAACGTCTTCTATCTACTTGCGCTGACTTTGGCAAGCTTTTTTTTAAGAATTTTGCACAACGGCTTGAAATATGGCTTTCTTCCGGCCATACTTCCCCCCGTCAACAGATCAAATCAAGGATTTATCGTGCCTTTTCACAGTCCCATACCCCCAACCTTGCGGGATCTCGATGCCCTGCGCAACATTGGCGTCAGGCGCGTCATCATGCAGGCCCTTGTTACCGGCGGCGTCACTGGCGCTGTTATCGGCCTTTTTCGCCTTGCTTACGACCACATCAACGCCGCGCTTGTGCACACCATACG
It encodes the following:
- a CDS encoding ERF family protein, which translates into the protein MNRYQSENITDLAKALLNVQRTVQPVTKDAENPFTKSWYASLNSVMDACRDALIENGIWLCQYPVPVEQPNSLGLVTKLTHAESGQWQSSLAVVPLPKADPQGMGSAITYARRYALTAMLGMVTEDDDGEGAKNGKKSPTRPKLPVIAPESQKARHRELSTANNISSPSNRPPASLENLPPLEGITYQQVTAQDGRPCIIATGNTQAKKELLTGAGFRWNPQRKLWWKYIDAA
- a CDS encoding type II toxin-antitoxin system RelE/ParE family toxin — its product is MQNRPVRWLALALEDLQGIAAYLTEKDSDAGQQVAQCLWNAGQSLASLPSQGRTGRVVGTREFALTEIPYFIAYRVVKSEVQILSVLHTARRYPQ
- a CDS encoding DUF3150 domain-containing protein, giving the protein MAQLISDIRILDNLLALNLNVSLWSARRKMSQEDLGGAELPPEDLASLGSKRIADPENLKVFGTLKARAFNYLDRHGVRFMSGWAIPEEKAGEIVQELLNIRAEFQKEKEAFLAGYDQNVQAWIEKHHQWGEIIRNSLVGPDYVRARMDFRWQLYKVAPLEQHADNTAVLEAGLAEEVQGLGGTLFDEVAKSADDIWRRVYHGKTEVTHKALSPLRTLHAKLNGLSFVEPHVAPVADIVQAALQRMPKKGNITGTDLLLLQGLVCLLKDSTALVAHAQKVVEGYGPAFVLDALLAGPGVIAEQDGSSMQVDGAADGYDDVPILPDIHVADSALPHPAIPSLGLW
- a CDS encoding cation-translocating P-type ATPase, producing MTPDFFDSTRATGLSEPEAARRQQVEGYNELPQGTRRGVFTIALEVMREPMFLLLVACGSLYLLMGELSDALMLLGFVFVVMGITIVQERRTERALDALRDLSSPRALVLRDGQQRRIAGREVVRGDLLLLSEGDRVPADAVLRQALNLYADESLLTGESVPVRKASSEASTQTGKPGGDDLPHVFSGSLITRGQGLAEVVATGPRTELGKIGKALQAIEQEKTPLQGETGRMVRQLAVVGLGLCAVVIVTFALTRGNTPQSWGQGVLAGIAMAMAVLPEEFPVILTIFLALGAWRISRSRVLTRRMPAIETLGAATVLCTDKTGTLTHNQMTVRQLYSDGQIFVASPDATLPECFHALLEYGVLASKKEVFDPMERALRDMGDDLLGDTEHWHDQWEMVRDYPLSPELLALSHVWRATSGDTFIVAAKGAPEAIADLCHMEPKQVEALVEQVSRMAKEGLRVLGVAHARWSQDQLPQEQHDFHFEFLGLVGLEDPIRSTVPATVQECYTAGIRVIMITGDHPDTARSIARQIGLRSQEQVVTGPELDVMSDEELASRIPNVDVFARVVPEQKLRLVNALKANGEVVAMTGDGVNDAPALKAAHIGIAMGGRGTDVAREASDLILLDDDFGSIVRAVRLGRRIYDNIKKAVGYTLAIHVPIAGLSILPVFFADWPLLLLPVHIVFLELIIDPACSLIFEAENAEKDIMLRVPRRPDERLFNFQVVMVSVLQGGGVLAALLIMYWFSGVFGHGGEDSRRAFVFTTLVAGNLALILTNRSWVRNFAAMFREPNAALWWVVCGAGVMLGLVLSVPALRDVFHMGALQPQEVGLCVLAGFLSVGWFEVWKQLRRR
- a CDS encoding CopG family ribbon-helix-helix protein, with the protein product MSTVTARLDTDTQAQLEKLAAATSRSRSWLVAEAVRQYVAEQSWQVEAIQEGVRQADEGKFASDQEVTEAFTSWGVHAK
- a CDS encoding cobaltochelatase CobT-related protein; translated protein: MIRTKDVLNCLPLVASILGDRYGVQVRIGGNEACTNGKVIHLPSLPMDCEPELLALARSFVDHESGHIRHTDFSVLKAANLDSVTFNLFNCLEDWRVEKKLSGIFPGCRRNLNWLIRRFFVEQAQPRAGDSSPALAVLDYVLLTVRAWDVNEVTPARQHAASIMEHHFPGLIEALDAIMVKAYIHCPDTKAAIEYAKQIALCIRQWEPPQPTESSKYTSANNKTAVRQAKEKTNDSTSQIDQQHESACASAPVQHSRALNALPLKALFHAEAQDLPQNIGEIMAIELTNCSVESAGDALTVAVEGTRQAAPLPADQKLQALQASIALRTRLQCFLQAQTQRRCSIGRRGTLHPSSLHRLQVGNDRVFQKESVHQGLNTAVHILLDVSGSMAGAPINLANRACFAVTTALSHIRGVNPAVTAFPAVSVTNSVFPIMRHGQPLPDRFDIRASGGTPLAGAMWWVLQTMLPLKEQRKMILIITDGMPDNQLAANNAIGVAQKLGFEVYGLGIRDEHITHLLPHTSKVVNDLPDLVPAMFAMLQAALLKGGEV